From the Manihot esculenta cultivar AM560-2 chromosome 14, M.esculenta_v8, whole genome shotgun sequence genome, the window TGCTGCGGAAGTGGTGCTAGGACCAGCACCATTTTCAACTGGGGGGGAGGTACCCCATTTTCCTTCCATCTCCAAGGGTTCAACCACATGTACTCCTCCATCCGTTAGTCCTAATGCAAACTGATTGGGCTCAGATGGATGTGCAGCAATGACAAGAGGAAATACTCTCGAGCTGCAAAAAAATACCTTGTCACATACTTCAGACTAAAATATATCGGGGATTAGTTTTTCATAAAAAAGGAGCAAGCTTACCTGGGATTGGGAGGCAAGTATGCAGTAGCATTTATTCTGCATCTCATTCTTAGTGTTGAAGCAGTGAAAACACCCACACTGCCATCTTCGAAGCTCACATATATTGACTGGCTATCACAGGAATACGTGGCATGTGTGATTGGAGCAGTTCCTTCCCGAGGAAACCACTGTTAGAGAAACAGTTCCATAATAAGAATGTCAGCAGCCTCAACTGAAAAACTAGTACAAAGACTCTGTGGTTAAAACAGGAAAACTAGACCTCATTACGGCCAGGGTTTGGTTTTTAAGGTTTTGTCAAACCTTAAAGGGCCCTAGCCTGAAAGCCAAAGAAGTTGGGACTCAAGATTGGCCCATAACGGGTCTACAGAAACAAAGATGATCCTCAAAACAACAATGGCATGTCATCTTACcatttacataaaattaattatgtccAATTATTGAAGTCCATATGATTTACTTCCCAAGTCACAGCGTAATATATAACCAACCAACGAAAATGTGAAAAAACTAAAATTCCTCAAACTTTATATTCTTTTCACAAACCTGTTTAAGGGATTCAAATTTCGGCGCCTCGTATACAGCTATTTGAGATTCATGAACTACCAGCAGATGCGTCTGGTCAAGGTGAAATTGAACCTTTGTATCTGCAAGAGAAGCTGAACCCCGTCCAGGTGGAACTTGCAAGAATTTACTAGCCTGCTTCTCCCACCCATCTGTGCTCCAAACGCATAACTGGATAGAGAAGAATATATGCGGAACTGAGTAATATAAATATGCAACACATAACATCATCCAGTAAGACTGTTACATAACAATATTATTGAGGATGTCATAAGCAAGCCAAGTAGAAGTAAATACTTCCTAAAATTCATGTTATAAAATCATTATCCAGATAAAGGTGTAATTTCACTCCcaaatcaaatcatctcaataTGGGTGTGGGAGGTTAAAATTTTGTTGGCTGTCAACAAAATCCAAAGGAAATTAGTCTTGATAAACAAGAACTGTCACATGCTATATCAGTCCTCCAGAACTTTTGGCAATGAGctgctttaatttttttgtacatAATACTGATGATAATAACATTCTAGTAATTCTACCTGGGCGTCAGCTCCAGAAGAGACGAGCACATTTAGTGAATGAGAGAATGCGAGGCCTGTAATTCTTTTCTGATGACCTTTTAACTTCGTTTTAACCTGAAAAAAGAAGCTTGCAGATTATAAATGATTTTGCTCTTCCACGAACAAAGATTATATATTTGGTAGTATTATTTGACACCTCATCAACGCGAACATTATAAATTTGAATTGAGGAGTCCTCCATTCCAATAGCAATGATATTATTGTCCTGAGGATGAAATGCCAGAAATGTGGCAGCTGGTGGTGGGGGCATGAATGTAGTCATAGTCTGCAAGTAAAGAAGAGAGGAGTAAGAGATATGCTGTTAGCAGCCAGAAAATAATCCAAAACTAGTACTTTCCCCTGAATATTTCTCGTCTTCTCTTCCAAAAATATTTAGtcagtaaaaaattatttaaagaaaaaaaaactcctTTTACATGCCCCATCATGATAAGGTTGCTTCAAACTAGTTCAAAAATGGGCATACATTTTGGATTTCCCAATAGATGTCATGGCAATAAGGTATTCAAAAGTGTTAAGGGCAGATATTTAGGCCAACAAGGCTGAAAATAATGCCGAGTTTGCTAGACCATCTCCACTGTTAAAGTTCCCCATGCAAAGACTTTGCAGTAGTTCCAGAAAAAATTGATCAGCTGCAAATGCAAAATGAATTGAGAGAGAAGGGGCAAAAGTCATTTACCTTAAATGTCATCATATTAAAAAGAGAGATTTTTCCCCCAGAAGCTGACATGACATAAGAATCGTTCTTAGAAAGTGCAAAACAGGGAACAGCATCTTCAGGATTTGTGTCACTTATATCATTAGTCATCAATATTCCACTAGAGGGCTGCCATAATTGTGGTACGACACTAGCAGTAGCCTacacaagaaaaataattattgacaAGCTCAGGAAGACGACAAATGCCAGTCTTCtattgcataaaaatttaagtgcCTTTGCAAGCCGCCTAAATACCTTCGGATTTAGATTTCGATCATTTCTCTGCCATTTCCAGAGTTTATGCACTGCATTTGATGCTAATGCCAATATAGCAAGTCCTGAATTTGTATAAATCAATCTAGAAACCTAAGAAAAAAATATCAcccaacaaagaacaaagataTTAAGTTATTAATTCAATGACCCCAAATGCAAGACAATAACAAAAGGAAAAAATCTACAAATTAAGCCACCAAATTAAGTTAGTGATGTAATTTAAATTTAGCCCCGAGTAAAAATTTGCATCCTAGAGCACAGCTGGCTTTGAAAAAGCTCAAGCAATAACATCCTAGCTGGATCGAAGCTGACTTCATTCTAATATAATTGCAGACAATGGACCATACCCTCATAGCAGTCAAATTATCAGGGAGTCTTAAAGAGCGGCACTGAGAGGGCTCATTGATTTCCGTCAATTTCCAGGTCCTAGAGGCTTCAACCGGTTCATCAACAATTCTAGGTTTCACATCAACCAAACTTCGATTATCACTGTTCTGCAAAAACTCAAAACAAAAATGCAAGaattatgttaataaaataaagatgatCATAAGCTCCAAGATATTAGACAGGTAGAGATATCAACATTCACTATTCCAATGACGGGTGCCACAGAAGCAGCTCTATCTCCAATGCTGGTTCCAACAGTAGAATTAATGGAAGCAAAATTGCCAATTCCTGGTGCCTATGCATGGAACATATATTAAGAAACAGACTCGCATAAGATTTTCCATGTTCAAGAAATTTAACTATTCAAATTTACCTTCACAACAGCTGCAGAAGCAGCTCTAGAAGCATCAAATGTACGATTCTCCACTGTCCGTAGCAGCCTAATACCATCAGAGTTCGCTAGAATTTTAATGCTATTGTCATTTGTTGAGACAGCTAACAAAGCTCCTTCTTTGTTGAATCTAATACAAGGAGCAGCCTGCAGATTTATGAGAATCAAATAGTTAGCCACAGAGAAGGCTAAATCAGATAGACATAAAAAGAAACAAGGTAATTAAAAATTACCGGCAACCCCCCCTCTGCATCAATGCTCGTCAACAGGTTGACATTTTCCATGTCCCAGAATTTGACCATAAACTCATCACCAGCAGCCAAGAACCGATTCTTAGTGGTGTCAAATTGCACAACACCAACAGATCGTTTCCCGAGTCCAATATAACCACGCTTAACAGTTCCTTCACTTTCATTCCACTCCACCAAGTGTGATTCTCCTTCTTTGTTTGTCCCACATGAGAACAATCTTCAAGAGGGGTCACAGCCATGAAACACATTTTTGTTGGCACCAAAAAATGATAATATCAGAATTGGAAAGTATGATTCACAAACGAACCTTGTTCCATCAGCACTGTATGCCATTGTGGTAGATGCATGGCCTGGCGCATCATAATCAACTCTAGAGCCAATGTTATCATACAACCACGCCTTTATCTTTCCATCAGTAGCTGTTGAAAAGATAAACTAAGCggggggaggaggaggaaagaGGAGAGAAAAGTGAATAAGGAACTCTTGAAACAGGGTTGTTAAGTAATCAGATAAAGTTGGGACAACAAAGATCAGCAAGCAAAAGatgagaagaaaaaagaaacataTGCATTTCCTATTATAAGAAATTTGGTAAAGCATTCCGACACAGATAGGGAAATTATGTTCTGCCAAAGATTGCAAGTTTTTGGCAATGTTGATAACCTTGAAAGTAAGAATACACCATAAATTACAAATTATAAAGCAAACAAAAAAAGAACTGATTAGTTTATGCTTTGTTACATTTGCAAtcaaaatagtataaataaaagACTAATTTATTGggaaaatttaaagaataaaactgaagctttctcattattaaaGAATTCAGTTAAAAAAGCGATCAAGAACTACAagcttaaaagaaaattaaaatcatgCAGCAAATCTCGGTTAGTTCAAGATTGAAGCTCAACTATATCAGTTGTAACTCATAAATATAAGAGCTaactatcaaaataataataataataataaaagagagATATTTTGGTAATCTAGTTGCATGTTTCCTGAATCTGATTCACCTTCTTAAACTGTAAATATGAGTTCTCACTTTCACTTCAAAACTATATTAGCTTGTATAAACGCATAGGAGGATCCTACTCCAGTTTCAGTCATTCATTTACTGCAGTAGTAGTTGATAAAGCATAATATGGAAACACTTAAATTTATTACAAGTATCAATGGTTAATGATTCACATTGATACTTCACTCATGATATGACTAAGTAgaaaaactaatttaaaaaatgccaattcatttttaaattgCCAATTTTATGTATCATTTCATCATAAAGAAAAAGAATCTAAAGGAGATAGTACAAGAAAACATTTAATTGACATCAAAATATTCAATTACCTGA encodes:
- the LOC110599628 gene encoding topless-related protein 4 isoform X4, which translates into the protein MSSLSRELVFLILQFLDEEKFKETVHKLEQESGFFFNMRYFEDMVTNGEWDEVEKYLSGFTKVDDNRYSMKIFFEIRKQKYLEALDKRDRAKAVDILVKDLKVFAAFNEELFKEITQLLTLENFRDNEQLSKYGETKSARGIMLAELKKLIEANPLFRDKLQFPTLKNSRLRTLINQSLNWQHQLCKNPRPNPDIKTLFVDHSCGQPNGARAPSPVTNPLMGAVPKAGGFPSLSVHGPFQPAPAALPTSLAGWMANPTPVPHPSASAGPIGLSAPNNAAIVKRPRTPTANQAIDYQTADSDHVLKRTRAFGLSDEVNNLPVNILPVTYASQTHGQSSYSSDDLPKTLVMALNQGSAVKSMDFHPLQQILLLVGTNMGDVMVWDLGGKERIASRNFKVWEPSALSVGLQASLTNDYTVSVNRVAWSPDGSLFGVAYSKHLVHLYSYHGSDDVKNYREIEAHVGSVTDLAFSYPNARLSVVTCGEDRVIKVWDPVTGNPKFTFEGHEAPVYSVCPHHKENIQFIFSTATDGKIKAWLYDNIGSRVDYDAPGHASTTMAYSADGTRLFSCGTNKEGESHLVEWNESEGTVKRGYIGLGKRSVGVVQFDTTKNRFLAAGDEFMVKFWDMENVNLLTSIDAEGGLPAAPCIRFNKEGALLAVSTNDNSIKILANSDGIRLLRTVENRTFDASRAASAAVVKAPGIGNFASINSTVGTSIGDRAASVAPVIGINSDNRSLVDVKPRIVDEPVEASRTWKLTEINEPSQCRSLRLPDNLTAMRVSRLIYTNSGLAILALASNAVHKLWKWQRNDRNLNPKATASVVPQLWQPSSGILMTNDISDTNPEDAVPCFALSKNDSYVMSASGGKISLFNMMTFKTMTTFMPPPPAATFLAFHPQDNNIIAIGMEDSSIQIYNVRVDEVKTKLKGHQKRITGLAFSHSLNVLVSSGADAQLCVWSTDGWEKQASKFLQVPPGRGSASLADTKVQFHLDQTHLLVVHESQIAVYEAPKFESLKQWFPREGTAPITHATYSCDSQSIYVSFEDGSVGVFTASTLRMRCRINATAYLPPNPSSRVFPLVIAAHPSEPNQFALGLTDGGVHVVEPLEMEGKWGTSPPVENGAGPSTTSAAAGSEQAQR
- the LOC110599628 gene encoding topless-related protein 4 isoform X3, with translation MSSLSRELVFLILQFLDEEKFKETVHKLEQESGFFFNMRYFEDMVTNGEWDEVEKYLSGFTKVDDNRYSMKIFFEIRKQKYLEALDKRDRAKAVDILVKDLKVFAAFNEELFKEITQLLTLENFRDNEQLSKYGETKSARGIMLAELKKLIEANPLFRDKLQFPTLKNSRLRTLINQSLNWQHQLCKNPRPNPDIKTLFVDHSCGQPNGARAPSPVTNPLMGAVPKAGGFPSLSVHGPFQPAPAALPTSLAGWMANPTPVPHPSASAGPIGLSAPNNAAAIVKRPRTPTANQAIDYQTADSDHVLKRTRAFGLSDEVNNLPVNILPVTYASQTHGQSSYSSDDLPKTLVMALNQGSAVKSMDFHPLQQILLLVGTNMGDVMVWDLGGKERIASRNFKVWEPSALSVGLQASLTNDYTVSVNRVAWSPDGSLFGVAYSKHLVHLYSYHGSDDVKNYREIEAHVGSVTDLAFSYPNARLSVVTCGEDRVIKVWDPVTGNPKFTFEGHEAPVYSVCPHHKENIQFIFSTATDGKIKAWLYDNIGSRVDYDAPGHASTTMAYSADGTRLFSCGTNKEGESHLVEWNESEGTVKRGYIGLGKRSVGVVQFDTTKNRFLAAGDEFMVKFWDMENVNLLTSIDAEGGLPAAPCIRFNKEGALLAVSTNDNSIKILANSDGIRLLRTVENRTFDASRAASAAVVKAPGIGNFASINSTVGTSIGDRAASVAPVIGINSDNRSLVDVKPRIVDEPVEASRTWKLTEINEPSQCRSLRLPDNLTAMRVSRLIYTNSGLAILALASNAVHKLWKWQRNDRNLNPKATASVVPQLWQPSSGILMTNDISDTNPEDAVPCFALSKNDSYVMSASGGKISLFNMMTFKTMTTFMPPPPAATFLAFHPQDNNIIAIGMEDSSIQIYNVRVDEVKTKLKGHQKRITGLAFSHSLNVLVSSGADAQLCVWSTDGWEKQASKFLQVPPGRGSASLADTKVQFHLDQTHLLVVHESQIAVYEAPKFESLKQWFPREGTAPITHATYSCDSQSIYVSFEDGSVGVFTASTLRMRCRINATAYLPPNPSSRVFPLVIAAHPSEPNQFALGLTDGGVHVVEPLEMEGKWGTSPPVENGAGPSTTSAAAGSEQAQR
- the LOC110599628 gene encoding topless-related protein 4 isoform X2, which produces MSSLSRELVFLILQFLDEEKFKETVHKLEQESGFFFNMRYFEDMVTNGEWDEVEKYLSGFTKVDDNRYSMKIFFEIRKQKYLEALDKRDRAKAVDILVKDLKVFAAFNEELFKEITQLLTLENFRDNEQLSKYGETKSARGIMLAELKKLIEANPLFRDKLQFPTLKNSRLRTLINQSLNWQHQLCKNPRPNPDIKTLFVDHSCGQPNGARAPSPVTNPLMGAVPKAGGFPSLSVHGPFQPAPAALPTSLAGWMANPTPVPHPSASAGPIGLSAPNNAAIVKRPRTPTANQAIDYQTADSDHVLKRTRAFGLSDEVNNLPVNILPVTYASQTHGQSSYSSDDLPKTLVMALNQGSAVKSMDFHPLQQILLLVGTNMGDVMVWDLGGKERIASRNFKVWEPSALSVGLQASLTNDYTVSVNRVAWSPDGSLFGVAYSKHLVHLYSYHGSDDVKNYREIEAHVGSVTDLAFSYPNARLSVVTCGEDRVIKVWDPVTGNPKFTFEGHEAPVYSVCPHHKENIQFIFSTATDGKIKAWLYDNIGSRVDYDAPGHASTTMAYSADGTRLFSCGTNKEGESHLVEWNESEGTVKRGYIGLGKRSVGVVQFDTTKNRFLAAGDEFMVKFWDMENVNLLTSIDAEGGLPAAPCIRFNKEGALLAVSTNDNSIKILANSDGIRLLRTVENRTFDASRAASAAVVKAPGIGNFASINSTVGTSIGDRAASVAPVIGIVNNSDNRSLVDVKPRIVDEPVEASRTWKLTEINEPSQCRSLRLPDNLTAMRVSRLIYTNSGLAILALASNAVHKLWKWQRNDRNLNPKATASVVPQLWQPSSGILMTNDISDTNPEDAVPCFALSKNDSYVMSASGGKISLFNMMTFKTMTTFMPPPPAATFLAFHPQDNNIIAIGMEDSSIQIYNVRVDEVKTKLKGHQKRITGLAFSHSLNVLVSSGADAQLCVWSTDGWEKQASKFLQVPPGRGSASLADTKVQFHLDQTHLLVVHESQIAVYEAPKFESLKQWFPREGTAPITHATYSCDSQSIYVSFEDGSVGVFTASTLRMRCRINATAYLPPNPSSRVFPLVIAAHPSEPNQFALGLTDGGVHVVEPLEMEGKWGTSPPVENGAGPSTTSAAAGSEQAQR
- the LOC110599628 gene encoding topless-related protein 4 isoform X1 encodes the protein MSSLSRELVFLILQFLDEEKFKETVHKLEQESGFFFNMRYFEDMVTNGEWDEVEKYLSGFTKVDDNRYSMKIFFEIRKQKYLEALDKRDRAKAVDILVKDLKVFAAFNEELFKEITQLLTLENFRDNEQLSKYGETKSARGIMLAELKKLIEANPLFRDKLQFPTLKNSRLRTLINQSLNWQHQLCKNPRPNPDIKTLFVDHSCGQPNGARAPSPVTNPLMGAVPKAGGFPSLSVHGPFQPAPAALPTSLAGWMANPTPVPHPSASAGPIGLSAPNNAAAIVKRPRTPTANQAIDYQTADSDHVLKRTRAFGLSDEVNNLPVNILPVTYASQTHGQSSYSSDDLPKTLVMALNQGSAVKSMDFHPLQQILLLVGTNMGDVMVWDLGGKERIASRNFKVWEPSALSVGLQASLTNDYTVSVNRVAWSPDGSLFGVAYSKHLVHLYSYHGSDDVKNYREIEAHVGSVTDLAFSYPNARLSVVTCGEDRVIKVWDPVTGNPKFTFEGHEAPVYSVCPHHKENIQFIFSTATDGKIKAWLYDNIGSRVDYDAPGHASTTMAYSADGTRLFSCGTNKEGESHLVEWNESEGTVKRGYIGLGKRSVGVVQFDTTKNRFLAAGDEFMVKFWDMENVNLLTSIDAEGGLPAAPCIRFNKEGALLAVSTNDNSIKILANSDGIRLLRTVENRTFDASRAASAAVVKAPGIGNFASINSTVGTSIGDRAASVAPVIGIVNNSDNRSLVDVKPRIVDEPVEASRTWKLTEINEPSQCRSLRLPDNLTAMRVSRLIYTNSGLAILALASNAVHKLWKWQRNDRNLNPKATASVVPQLWQPSSGILMTNDISDTNPEDAVPCFALSKNDSYVMSASGGKISLFNMMTFKTMTTFMPPPPAATFLAFHPQDNNIIAIGMEDSSIQIYNVRVDEVKTKLKGHQKRITGLAFSHSLNVLVSSGADAQLCVWSTDGWEKQASKFLQVPPGRGSASLADTKVQFHLDQTHLLVVHESQIAVYEAPKFESLKQWFPREGTAPITHATYSCDSQSIYVSFEDGSVGVFTASTLRMRCRINATAYLPPNPSSRVFPLVIAAHPSEPNQFALGLTDGGVHVVEPLEMEGKWGTSPPVENGAGPSTTSAAAGSEQAQR